Proteins found in one Zea mays cultivar B73 chromosome 1, Zm-B73-REFERENCE-NAM-5.0, whole genome shotgun sequence genomic segment:
- the LOC109940894 gene encoding uncharacterized protein: MVLVRSGDGDNVHGMLAVIRVLGCHAVDILAILARALAASVDRFILSVPLPVYLLCNLLTRLGFLIVETDSKLSCLPDCCAWCVAFGKRLVSAGRRFQSMGQYDLGELKKEWEQRSKWFHIPISDTSIPATRGQWEVFEHAHYSTIHARAPFPCPRRFCARARRLRKVVCDPSYLQNKVRKIGRVVRAIAIMSHPIPNTNESHSVQIILPQKQLGRRSDMYVFCCSYTHDVAPRGKFIAFVSAEAETDNPQSELKPGIDLIGSVDEIFYDIYDRYEPVNEPSLDNCFVSTSYDATTHFETIVTDVLNMYTMITGKVTWTSSFYLLE; the protein is encoded by the exons ATGGTGCTGGTTCGTTCTGGCGACGGCGACAACGTCCACGGCATGCTTGCTGTCATCCGCGTCTTGGGTTGCCACGCCGTGGACATTCTGGCCATACTCGCACGCGCGTTGGCTGCCAGTGTCGACCGCTTCATTCTAAGTGTGCCCTTGCCGGTGTATCTTCTCTGCAACCTTCTAACGCGCCTTGGTTTCCTG ATCGTCGAGACCGATAGTAAGCTCAGCTGCTTACCTGATTGTTGTGCTTGGTG TGTAGCATTTGGCAAGCGGCTGGTGTCGGCTGGAAGGAGGTTTCAGTCAATGGGGCAGTATGACTTGGGAGAACTCAAGAAG GAGTGGGAACAGAGATCAAAATGGTTCCACATACCTATATCTGACACTTCTATTCCAGCGACGAGGGGTCAATGGGAAGTCTTTGAGCATG CACATTATAGTACTATACACGCAAGGGCCCCCTTCCCCTGCCCCCGTCGTTTCTGCGCAAGGGCTCGTCGTCTCCGCAAGGTGGTGTGTGATCCTTCGTATTTACAAAACAAG GTTAGGAAGATTGGTAGAGTTGTTCGTGCAATTGCTATCATGAGCCACCCAATCCCTAATACAAACGAGTCCCACTCGGTTCAAATTATTTTGCCTCAGAAGCAACTTGGACGCAGATCAGACAT GTATGTTTTCTGTTGCTCATACACGCACGATGTTGCACCAAGAGGGAAGTTCATTGCATTTGTGTCTGCAGAAGCAGAGACTGATAATCCCCAGTCTGAGCTAAAGCCTGGAATTGATCTAATTGGTTCAGTAGATGAGATTTTCTATGATATCTATGACAGATATGAACCAGTGAATGAACCATCTCTTGATAATTGCTTTGTCTCGACA AGCTATGATGCCACCACACATTTTGAGACAATTGTAACAGATGTTCTGAACATGTATACAATGATCACCGGAAAGGTAACATGGACTTCATCTTTTTATTTATTGGAGTGA